The Paenibacillus dendritiformis region TCAACGCCGAACGTATCTACCGTGATCTTCTTAATCTTCTGATCCTCTGCCGGACGGTCATTCGCATCCCGCTTCGCGTTGGCAATCTCATGCACCGTCTCGATTCCGGAGGTCACTTTGCCGAATGCGGCGTACTGCCCGTCCAGATGAGGCGCATCCGCATCCATAATGAAGAATTGAGAGCCGGCCGAATCGGGATCCGTGGAACGGGCCATCGAGATAACCCCTTCCGTATGCTTCAGATCGTTGGTTACGCCGTTCGATGAGAATTCGCCCTTGATGCTATAACCTGGTCCGCCTATTCCGGTTCCTTGCGGATCGCCGCCCTGGATCATGAAGCCGGGAATGACCCGATGGAAGATGAGTCCGTCATAAAAGCCTTTGTTGACTAACGAGATGAAGTTGTTGACGGTGTTCGGAGCGGTGTCCGGATACAATTCCACTTCAATCTTCTTGCCGCTCTCCATCTCAATCGTGACAAGCGGATGCTTGGCGCTGCCTGCGCCGCTCGCGTTGCCGCAACCCGCGACGACCATCATGGAGATGATAAGCAGGGCCATGAGGGTCAAGC contains the following coding sequences:
- a CDS encoding peptidylprolyl isomerase; protein product: MRRSNRQRTGLTLMALLIISMMVVAGCGNASGAGSAKHPLVTIEMESGKKIEVELYPDTAPNTVNNFISLVNKGFYDGLIFHRVIPGFMIQGGDPQGTGIGGPGYSIKGEFSSNGVTNDLKHTEGVISMARSTDPDSAGSQFFIMDADAPHLDGQYAAFGKVTSGIETVHEIANAKRDANDRPAEDQKIKKITVDTFGVEYKEPETIKEPESK